TTGGAGGGGCGCTTGTTGGAGCGGCGCTTGTTGGAGCGGCGCTTGTTGGAGCGGCGCTTGTTGGAGCGGCGCTTGTTGGAGCGGCGCTTGTTGGAGCGGCGCTTGTTGGAGCGGCGCTTGTTGGAGCGGGGCTTGTTGGAGCGGGGCTTGTTGGAGCGGCGCTTGTTGGAGCGGGGCTTGTTGGAGCGGGGCTTGTTGGAGTGGGGCTTGTTGGAGCGGGGCTTGTTGGAGCGGGGCTTGTTGGAGCGGGGCTTGTTGGAGATTTGCTTGAAGGAGCGGTGCTTGTAGGACTGGTCCTTGTTGGAACTGGGCAAAGTAAAACACAGACGCCTGATTGTTTTGGAGCTTTGGGGAAGGTTTCACCACTGTCAGCTTGTTAGCAGTAGGCAGCAGTACTGGTTGTCCACTGGTGGGGGGCATACTTTCTTCAGTGTTTTTCGGTTCCTTGGGTGCACACTGGCAACGCCGCAAGTGAAAAACGATTGCCCTCTGTGTGACTCTTCCTGTGTATACCCCATTGCAGTAAATGCACTTGAATGCTGCAGTCTTCAAAATGGCATGGACAGTAGTATCTACAAAGTGCTTGTGACGCAAGTGTTCCTGGTATTTGTCTGGAGTTTGGCAGTTCTCGTCACAAAACAAACAGCGTGTGCGAACCGTTTTCATCGGCGTGGAACACACCGGATGACTACTGATAGGCAGCATCTTTAAGAAGATGAGGTCGAGAGATTTGGTCACCAGGGCGAGGTTGAGCTCTGTGTCTCCCAGTATCTCCTTGGGTGCAGTAGTGTTTATATCAAAGTAAGGAAAGAGAAGTTTCCCTGAGCTGTTCGTGTAGAGTCTGTACTCACGCCTTATGTATTCACAATAGGCTTTTTGCGAGGGATTGTGCTCTTTGGAGTGGTCGACGAAAGATTTGATCGAGTTAAACTTCTGAGAGCAGAACATGCAGTCCAGCCCGTGCAGCAGGTGTTCAAGGAGCCCCTTTTCAGACACCAAGACCTTGCACATCAAACACTTGACCGTTTTGTCCGGCATTTTCCGGAGGAATGGTGCCTTTGCTGCCATGCTTTCATTTCTGGATGTGGCCTTGTGGACAACCTCTGTATGTACTTCATAGACATCGGATGGAAAGAGTTCATTGCAGATGGGACACGCGACCCAGCGCTTGGCTTGAGGTACGGAATTACTTGTTGGCTTTATTGGTTGGAGAGGACTGCCTGTATTCTGAGGGGTTTCCATGCAACCAGACTGCGCCATCTTTAATGGAGCTAAGGTGTATGTCGGCATGCCATTTATTTTGTTGCCGGTGGGAATCAGGTGACTTAAAAGGGACTGAGAAGTCAGCATTGTGCCTTGTGGGGTGGTTTGGTTGAGCGGGAGTTTTTGTGTCACCATGAGCGGCTGCTGGAGGACTTGTGTCCATGGCTGCTGTGGATGCCGCCCAGGGACACCCATGGGTGGTGCCTGCCTAGAAGCACCGCTGGATGATATGGCAAGCCTGGCAGTAGGTGGGCCTATGCCACCTAAAGGCATTGTGGCTGGTCCCGTCCTTGTGGGTAAAGCACTTTGGAAGGTTATGGGAGTCCCACGCTTGATCAAGCCCTTAGCCTCGGCACTGGCCAGCTGAACTAGGGCTGAAGCCTGTGGAGGAAGGTTGGTCCCAGGAACACACATGAAAGAGACACTGTTAGGAGCTCCTGTCGCAGGTGAGGACACAAGCTGGTTGTTCGAGGACGCAACCAGGAGACTGTTAATTAACTGGAGCGGTTCCGTTTTAGCAAGGACTTGGCTTTTTGTTGGGGGGCGGTATGTGGCAGTGTTATAGTTTCTGTTTTCAATGATGAAGGGTTTCACGTGTACGTTTATCAACTGATGGGCTGTTGAGACAAGGACATGGTGGAGCATTTGATCGAGGTTTGCAAGAGATGTCTGACAGTCCTTGCAGTAGTATCTTTTTGAGAGTGGTTGTTCTGGGTCCACTGTTTTACTGCTGAATTGACGCAATATACTCCCGAGGTGTGTAAGGAGGACATGCTTCTTGATGGCGTATAAGACAGAGCTCCGAAAGGCACACTTCTGGCATCGGTACCTTTCTCCTTTCTTTTGTGATATCAGCCGTACCGCGGCTGCACTGATTTCTGTACTTGGTGCTGGTGAGATAGAATGGAAGAGCCGGCCATGCTTTCGGACAACTTTAGGGTGTCCTACAAATGGGCATAagggacagggtgacagggcaCAGATTTTCCTCTCGTAGTCATGTTCACGTTGTACGTGATATTTAAAGCTTCGCCAGTTCCGTGTATGATATGTGCACAGGCTGCAGCACATTGTATCCGTGCGATACACCCactgaagaggagaaggagcacaAGCGAAAGTGAATTAGATGAAACTGTATACAAACGCGGGAACTGTTGGTcagttgtgtgtatgcatgtttgaAGAGTAGTTTTGTGGGATGTCTATCCTACTTTTTTGGTTTCAAGTTTCCAACAGTAGGTTTAGGGTTAACTCCTACTTGATGTTTAcctttttcctccctctgccATTGAAGCCCTCCGTTAAATCAGTCCATTCCGTCTCAAGAAAAACATCATCACCTGGGTCAGAATTCTGCAGCTCCTGTATCAGATATTACACCAAAGCAGTAAGCTCACAATACTTTGTCAATagaatattgtaaaaaaaaaaacaacatacatATTGTCCCCACTCAAACTGTCAACTAAATATAAGCCTACCGTATCCAGAAGATTTTGACAATCCTCCAGTCCAATGTCACTCAGAACGTGCTTCACCTTTCTCCTGGTTTTTCGGATTACATCCAAACTTCCAACAGGAATCTGGTACATTGTAAAGCAATCTAAAGAAAAGGACGTCAAAAGAGCCATTTAAATGGTATGATGAACCAGGGAACACATTGGTCATTCATACAATATCATTATTTTAATTATAATTGtaattaatattatttattttgttaagCATCTGGGCCCATACTCGTtctatacaatatatatatatcctgcATCCTGTGGTGAAAAATGTATTCCTGGTACTGCATTTTCCATCTTAAAACGCGCCATTTGACGTCTAGTATTAAAAAGCTAGATAGTTTCCTTTCTGCTCCAAGTAGGCTAACTAGAAATCTAGTCTGGTTAATTAAGCTGTACCGTAGCCAACTTTGCCTCTCCTATCAAAGACGCCTCTTATAAAACAATGGCTTAATATATAGCTTTCATTAACGGTGTAATACTCGTCTCTCAACCTTTGTGATATGCTATAGTGGCGGTGTTTCTGTATTACTACCATGGGCCATGACTGACAAACTTGCATCCTTACCTTCGATGTCAAATGGAAGATGCTTGACAGGATAGCTTGCTGCTTCTAACCAGCTTCCACTCCGCAAATGACAATAACCTATCACGCGACTGATTTCAAGCCACGTGGACAATGCTTAGTACTCACAAATCCAGTACCGTTACAGAGGACGCACCCGCTACAATACAAGCAGCTAACAGCAATAATCATGCATACTACTACAATATGATGCTGTGTcgatctttctttcctctcctgcaacacaaaaatggctgcctgggaAGTGACGCCAGTTAAATTTGCATAGACCAGTACCATTGGCTCTGTTGAGAGGTTGTCTTCTTCTCTGATGTTTTACGGCAGGAGTCGGCATCCACGTATTTGCCGTACTGCCACCTAGGGCTGTATGACTCAAATCGTTTCTCGACCTGCTAAATCTAATGTAATTTAAGGAGCATCAGGAAAGGGATTGGAAATTCTGTGTCACTTACAAAAATTGTGTCAGCAGCAGATTTGGCATCAGCCTGGCGAATGTAATCAGTAACGCGGGAATAACAATACATTATGCACTCATAGCTATGTTGCCTCTTCAATGGCGATAAGATAGTTGCATAATAATGGTtagttcatatatatatatgaaaattAAATACACAGGGCAGAAATGTTTCAATCAAAGAGATGTATTAAATTATTCACTTTCATTACCTTAACAAGTACAATTTACAGTCAAAAACAGGCAATGGTCCATTAGTGCCTTAGACAGAAAGTAATTTACAATACATACTTTTTCAACAGGGGGCAGGATTCTTTTTTAACTGGAGTACAGTCAGGTCACCATAATCTTAGTTTGACATTTAGATGTACAAGACTCCATGTTATTGCCCACACACAACTCACAATTTAGACAGACATGGGGAGGAATTGCTAAAGTATAAAACAGACAATCCGGGTGTTTCAGTGAGATGAAACATTTGCCGTTTAAGTCTTAGCAAATGAACACCACTCCCTGTTGTTAGAGCCAGACGCTAACACTGCAGGAAGCTGCTTATACTGTGTAAGCTAATGTACCAGCAGACCAAGCCACTTGAAGAACTCTGAGGAACAGGATCGGAGAAGGCCCAGTTCCATTATATATGCTTGTTCTGTTATTATACTTTAGAAGAACAAACAAAACCATGACAAATTATTGATATAATCAGCAGTCACATGTTTATGCAACAGGGTGACAAGTATGTAGAAGGCTGTAGTTTTGGACCGTATACCCTAGGCACTCAAAACATTGAGTCCTTAAGCTGAGTTTAGGTTTGCTTGTTCCAGTGTAACTGACTCAAATTGGTTAAACACACTACTCAGGATGTATACTCCCCACCTGCGCCATCAAAGAGCTTTTCAGTGGCGTAGTTGGTTAAAGCGGTGTTTATAGAGGTGGTTGTTGCGTCAAGTCAGAGGACCCAAGTTCACACCTCATTATGGGCAGGTAGGGAGGAAGCTCTCCTGACGAGCGATGCAACACACCAGTTACACCAGCATGGCTTAATGAGTTGGACCTCCCTCCTTGCACTGATCACTGGCACCATGCCTAGGTCAACTTGGAGTTCAGACAAGAGACTATGGCTTACTGAAACAAACCCTCAACAATTCCTTTGCATGCCTTTTCAAAAGTGAGAGCAGGAGGTCACAATGGCAATCACAGCACACATATCTAAGTAGCATTAAAACACATCGATATCTTATCAAGGAATACTGCTAATTGAGTTACAGCCTGTACCAAGGAAACACTTCTGGGGTTGGAGCAGAAACATGCTCCACAGTGTTCTACAAATCCAATAAATAAACCCAAACTAGTGAATCGCAAGAAAGAATGGGTTAATGTCTTCATGTCACAATCAACATAAATTTTACTTACGGTTACTATGCCAGAGAGGTGGGTCAAAGAACCTAACCATATACTGATTTTAAATAGCAAATTTCTTGAAAATCATCTTACATTGACAAATGTAGCATGTTGAACAGATAATTGATTTACAAGACTGTCAACAGTAAATCAATACATAAtagaattaaaataattttttacatttatgtaaaCTGTATTTGATTAGGAAACCCAAAGAGGTGTGGGTCCCATCTCCGGTCATCCGTTTTGTTGCATAATGTACTCGTTTAAATAGGGCTGGTCTTATAGCTGAAAGGTATTTTCAGTAGGAGGGAGGCGCTTgggaagggggagagcagggaaaatatataatttttacCAAGACACATTTAATTGAGGTATTAAAACACCAATTGCTTCCTGTCTCCAGGAAATCTTAAGTCTTTTTAATTTTCCTGACAAGTTGAACACTGCATTTTCCCCCAAGGCAGTTGGAATGTTGACCACATTTTGCCCCTGGCCCCCTGTGGTCAGGGGATCTcttgtgtgagaaagagtgggAGCAAAGGCGGGTCTCAACCCGAGGAGAGCGAGTGAGACATGAAGAGGGGGTTACATGCCGTACTGGACAAGGGAGAAATTCTTCATAGCACTGTCCAGAGACAATCCTGCCTCCTGCATCTCGTACCTGGAGGGAAAACAAAAAGCAACGTTGCTGCATATCGGAATCAATTAAGTCCACAGCACAAGCAACACTGGCAATTATGAATATTTGCTGCCACAAACGAACAAACAGTAGGGTGAGGGCTGCACTAGTCTCCCACAACTTGACACCACACCCTCCCTTACCAGTCCCCCATGGAGATGGTGTAGTAGATAGGCGGTCTGATTTCACTGTTGAAGGTGTTGAAGTCCTCCAGGCTATTGGCACCCATGTTGTTGAAGACCAGCCACTCCCCCACAGCCAGCTCCGGCAGCAAACAGCGCTCCACCACCTGCTCCAGAGGGTCACATGACGGACCCCAAAGGCTGCTTGGAAATACCGGCTCCTCTGCAGTCAGCGGCTTCTGTGTAAGAGGAGTGTTAATGAGGTCATCAGGAGCTGGTTCTGTACACTATACAGTTCACACAATGAAGAGTCCATGCCTGGCCAACAGAGAGGGCAGTAAAACAGTACTGCCCATGTGTTGGTGAGGGGGCTTGTTAAGGGCATATTGCATCATGACTGAAAGCGCTTCAAGGAAATCCAACACATCCATATGTTTTGATTCCCAACTAAACCACATTCCACACAAAAAAACCCAGCAGGCCTGAAAATGATAAGTTTTCATTTCACCCATGTGTGAATACATGCAAAAAATGCGTTCAATAGTATTTAAATGGGTCCTGAGCCATACACATCCATACTTCAACTttacacagattcctggcattttAGTATGACATTAGAAGCCCAGAGTTCAGGAGATGTAGGAAGATCCTATGCAGACTGGGAGCTGGTTCTGCGAGGATTAAattacagtagctagtggttGCATCCTGGCGGCATACTGACCTTGTGCACAGATGGTACAGGGACAATGTTTCCCAGTAGCTTGTGGCCAAATGACCCGTACACGCCTTCGTTCATGTAGTACAGGAACTCTGGCTTGCTGTTGGGACTCAGTCCAACTAGAAATAGCAAAAGGTTGCATTGAAAAAGGTGACATCATACTGAACTCATCATTGGGAGTCAACTGGTTAACCTGTATGTTCAGTGCAACCTGCCTCAAACGAACACATCTAcagactgggaggagagagagttgggtaATCTTGACCCTTACCTATGGGAAGGCTGTTCCAGTCCTGGGCCTTAACCTTCTTGCCAATCACACTGACAGCAAGGGTGAAGGCAGATGATACGTAAAAGCTGCCAGCTTCTGCTAGGACTTCCACCCCAGACAGAGGAGGGAAGTAGGCGTCCAACAGAGGCCTGATGGCACTGTTGACCTACACCAGACAAGTTTCATCACTCACTGTGGGCAACAACTGAGAAGCAGCTGAATTGATAAAAGAGGGCTATGGATAATCAAATAATTGGATGTAAACAATGATAGAAGTGTAATTACGTTACCTGTCTCAGCTGGGCCTCTGAGCCAGTGAATCCACCTCCAATATCCAGGATTTTCATGTTGAAACCCAAGTCAGTCttaacagaaaaacacacacattgcattAAAACCTCCAAGTGCAGAGGAAGCAGCTTCGAACACAATAAGACAATAAAGCCCATTTATACAGCTGTAATCTTAGTTTCAGtcagttttagactgaaatgacCTATGGTTACACTCCTTTAAACACATCAGAAAGTGTCAGAAAGTTTCCCACAATATTTTTTTCCGTCTTTATCAAGCCTTGATGGGAACCTTGTAAAACTTCTTACCCCCATGTCGAACACACAGCGGGCATCTGACAGCGCGTGGGCGTAGGCCTGGAGGTCTttgcaggaggaggggatgtggaACCTAAAGAGATAAACACGTCAAGCCTTCAACAAAATCACGTCAATAGAGACTCAAGGTTCAACCAGGCTCGTGTGGGACAACAGAAATCCGACATCAAATGAAGTTGTCCGATCtgacccccccaaaaatgtacAGTGATACGATTAGTCATTTCTCTCTTCTAAATTGACTCTGCTGTTGAATTTCCGATGTCAAATGTTTGTGCAAGATGCCTGATCCTCTGGTCATCTGTGTTCACACCGTGGTGTCTTCTTTCATA
Above is a window of Osmerus mordax isolate fOsmMor3 chromosome 18, fOsmMor3.pri, whole genome shotgun sequence DNA encoding:
- the adnp2b gene encoding activity-dependent neuroprotector homeobox protein 2b, with the translated sequence MYQIPVGSLDVIRKTRRKVKHVLSDIGLEDCQNLLDTELQNSDPGDDVFLETEWTDLTEGFNGRGRKKWVYRTDTMCCSLCTYHTRNWRSFKYHVQREHDYERKICALSPCPLCPFVGHPKVVRKHGRLFHSISPAPSTEISAAAVRLISQKKGERYRCQKCAFRSSVLYAIKKHVLLTHLGSILRQFSSKTVDPEQPLSKRYYCKDCQTSLANLDQMLHHVLVSTAHQLINVHVKPFIIENRNYNTATYRPPTKSQVLAKTEPLQLINSLLVASSNNQLVSSPATGAPNSVSFMCVPGTNLPPQASALVQLASAEAKGLIKRGTPITFQSALPTRTGPATMPLGGIGPPTARLAISSSGASRQAPPMGVPGRHPQQPWTQVLQQPLMVTQKLPLNQTTPQGTMLTSQSLLSHLIPTGNKINGMPTYTLAPLKMAQSGCMETPQNTGSPLQPIKPTSNSVPQAKRWVACPICNELFPSDVYEVHTEVVHKATSRNESMAAKAPFLRKMPDKTVKCLMCKVLVSEKGLLEHLLHGLDCMFCSQKFNSIKSFVDHSKEHNPSQKAYCEYIRREYRLYTNSSGKLLFPYFDINTTAPKEILGDTELNLALVTKSLDLIFLKMLPISSHPVCSTPMKTVRTRCLFCDENCQTPDKYQEHLRHKHFVDTTVHAILKTAAFKCIYCNGVYTGRVTQRAIVFHLRRCQCAPKEPKNTEESMPPTSGQPVLLPTANKLTVVKPSPKLQNNQASVFYFAQFQQGPVLQAPLLQANLQQAPLQQAPLQQAPLQQAPLQQAPLQQAPLQQAPLQQAPLQQAPLQQAPLQQAPLQQAPLQQAPLQQAPLQQAPLQQAPLQQAPLQQAPLQQAPLQQDPLLQTLLPSPIPMSSCEPEQSEAEKLSKLRLEMAWKEAMEANKRERQQRAEIRKRQELEREMAQATVQPEIEIDPTVQLALDPSGLERQAPEERKDFLTRYFHKSPYLTKKESDELSKRLLLTKSEISLLFGNKRTKCIRTIHKHTAAVFLGFNMAELNKVRHNLLIPEVVSADLDDTEEPEKSEEKEETANSSKQSESEEIANEEEPVESERTQLSEATNEMAEPDK
- the LOC136962123 gene encoding antizyme inhibitor 1-like, whose product is MKGLADEPTYIIELLEEGVTLDNVIDGHIYEQALEDKSAFVVGDLGVLMKQHVLWQSSVPQLRPYYPVKCNSSPAVIEILASLGLGFVCTNKTEVSLVLDHGVPPENIIMSGVCKQLTHIKHAAKNGINHLMCDSETELCKIARSHPSAKLLLQVTTAPHAAEHSMAFGCSLKSCKHLLEAAKDLGVEVVGVTFHIPSSCKDLQAYAHALSDARCVFDMGTDLGFNMKILDIGGGFTGSEAQLRQVNSAIRPLLDAYFPPLSGVEVLAEAGSFYVSSAFTLAVSVIGKKVKAQDWNSLPIVGLSPNSKPEFLYYMNEGVYGSFGHKLLGNIVPVPSVHKKPLTAEEPVFPSSLWGPSCDPLEQVVERCLLPELAVGEWLVFNNMGANSLEDFNTFNSEIRPPIYYTISMGDWYEMQEAGLSLDSAMKNFSLVQYGM